From Faecalicatena sp. Marseille-Q4148:
GTGTTGGCGTAAACCGCGATGGCGCATTTGCAGAATATCTTGTGATCCCGGCATCTAACGTATGGCCGACAAATCCTGAAATTCCGGAAGAAATGTATGCAATTTTTGATCCATTCGGAAATGCAACACATACAGCACTTTCTTATGATGTATTAGGAGAGGACGTCCTGATCACAGGAGCCGGTCCGATCGGTATTATGGCAGCTGCAATTGCTAAGTTTGCAGGCGCAAGACATGTTGTTATCACAGATTTCAACCAGTATCGTCTTGACCTTGCGAAGAAGCTTGGTGCAACAAGAACAGTGAACCTTGCAAATGAAAAACTGACAGATGTTATGGCAGAGATCGGTATGAAGGAAGGCTTTGACGTCGGAATGGAAATGTCAGGAGCAGCAGCAGGTTTCAGAGATATGATCGATAACATGAAACACGGCGGAAAGATTGCAGTTTTAGGACTTCAGAGACCGGATGCACAGATCAACTGGGAGACAGTTATCTGGAATGGTCTGAACATCCGCGGTATTTACGGACGTAAAGTATGGGATACATGGTATAAGATGACAACAATGATTCAGGCAGGACTTGACATTTCCGGTATCATCACACACAGACTGAATATCAAAGATTACAAAGAAGGATTTAACGCAATGATCTCCGGACAGTCAGGAAAAGTAATCCTGAACTGGGAAGACCTTGATCAATTAGAAGAACAGTCTCAGGAAGTTTAAGAACAGAGATAAGAGACGCAGAAGATAGAAAGGATTGAGTTCGAAATGGCACGTAAAAACGACATTTTAAGTATCTACACAAAAGAAGTAGAAGACATTAAAGCAGCAGGTTTATTCAAAGGAGAAGCTCCGATTGTTTCCCCGCAGAGCGCAAAGGTAAAATTAGAAGACGGAAGAGAAGTTATTAATATGTGTGCAAATAACTATCTTGGACTTGGCGACAATCAGAGACTGATCGATGCTGCTAAGAGAACTTATGATGAAAGAGGATACGGAGTTGCATCTGTACGTTTCATCTGTGGTACACAGGATATCCATAAACAGCTGGAAGCAAAGATTTCAAGCTTCCTCGGAACAGATGATACAATCCTGTATTCTTCCTGCTTCGATGCAAACGGCGGATTATTTGAAACAATCTTAACAGCAGATGACGCTGTTATCAGTGATGAATTAAATCATGCTTCTATCATCGATGGTGTTCGTTTATGTAAAGCAAAACGTTTCCGCTACAAAAACAACAACATGGAAGATCTGGAAGCAAAATTAAAAGAAGCTGATGAAGCCGGAGCAAGAATCAAATTAATCGCTACAGATGGTGTGTTCTCTATGGACGGTATCATTTGTAACTTAAAAGGTGTTTGTGATTTGGCAGACAAATACAATGCGCTTGTTATGGTTGACGACAGCCATGCAGTTGGATTTGTTGGAGCGCATGGACGTGGAACAGCAGAACATTGTGGTGTTGAAGGACGTGTTGACATTATCACAGGTACTTTAGGAAAAGCGCTTGGTGGAGCATCAGGCGGATACACATCAGGACGTAAAGAAATCATTGATCTTCTCCGTCAGAGAAGCCGTCCGTACTTATTCTCTAACTCTCTTGCTCCGGCAATTGCAGGTGCAAGTATTGAGATGTTCAATATGTTAGAAGAAAGTACAGAGCTTCGCGATCATCTGGAAGAAACAACAGCTTACTATCGTCAGAAACTGGTAGATAACGGATTTGATATTATCATGGGAACACATCCATGTGTACCGGTTATGTTATATGATGAAGTAACAGCAGCTGAATTTGCAGAACGTATGAGAGCAAAAGGTGTTTATGTAGTAGCATTCTCTTATCCGGTAGTACCGAAGGGAAAAGCAAGAATCCGTACACAGGTTTGTGCAAGCCATACAAAAGAAGATATTGATTTCATCGTAAAATGCTTCATCGAAGTAAGAGAAGAAATGGGATTGAATAAATAAGGTTCGTATTATATAAAGAAAAAACAGGCAGAACGCTTCGGAATGAAATAAATTCCGGCAGGCGCTCTGCCTGTTTGCTTATGAATGAAATACAGTTAAGAAAATAAATCTGCAGCTGCATATAAAAGAGTTCCGGCGATACCGCTTCCAAAAATAATGAGAATTGGATTTAGACGGAATTTCCGGAGAAGGAAGAGTCCGACTGCAAAAAGCAGAAATTCGATTCCGTGAAAATGATCTAATTGAATTCCGGCAAGGTCGGAATTAAAAACTGCAAGAATGAAAATGGTACAGGCAGCGCCTGCGATCATAGAAACAATAGCCGGACGAAGACCGCCAAGAACGCCTTGAACAATGTCCAGGTTTTTGTATTTACAGTACAGCCATGACAGGAGCAGTACGATGATAAGAGATGGCGTAATACATCCAAGGGTACAAACAATGGCGCCTGTCATACCGCCAAGACGCTGTCCGACAAAGGTTGCGGCATTTACTGCGATGGGCCCGGGAGTCATTTCTGCAATGGTAATCAAATCTACAAACTCGTCCATTGCAAGCCAGTGATGGGTATTGACAACAAGGTTCTGAATGAGAGACATTGCAGCATAGCCGCCACCGAAGCTGAACAGACCGATTTGAAAAAAGCATGCGTACAGTTCTGCTAAAATCATGATGCCCTTCCCCCTTTCTCAACGGTGTTGGTGTGGTATTTCTTTCGAAGTGTCATCAGAAGTCCGATGACTGCACAGATTAGAATGATGACGATGGAACTAACTTGAAAGAAAAAGGAAGCTGTAAATGCTGCAGCAGCCAAAAGAATAAGAAATGGCTGTTTTGCATGAAACAGATTTTCAATCAGAGTGATCACAACATCGAAAATAACGGCTGCTACACCAGCTCTCATAACTTGAAGCGCCAGTGCGATAATGCGATTATCACGGAACTGTTCATAACAGATGGAAATCAGAGAAATAATAGCTACCGGTGGAATGATCGTGCCAAGTACTGCGGCAATGGCGCCGGGCAGTTTTTTGATACGATATCCAAAGATAATAGCGGCATTGACTGCCAGTGCTCCGGGAGCTGACTGCGCGATGGCAGTCAGATCCAGCACTTCTTCTTCTGTAAGCCAGTGGAGATCTTCTACAAATTTTTTCTTCATTAACGAGATAATGACAAAGCCGCCTCCAAAGGTAAAGGTGCTGATTGTCAGCATCGACCAGAAAAGCGTAAGGCAGGTGCGAAGTCCGCCCGGAAGAGCGGAAGAGGTTGTTGTTTTTGAATTTTCTAAATAATTTTTCATAAGTCTGCTCCGATTATGCATTTGAAATGCGCGGCATCCACATAATTTCTTTGCCAAGTTCTGCCCAGATATATTTCAATAAAAGTTCCTGTTTTAATGACTGTGAATTCGGATCATCCCAGAGATTATGGAGTTCCTGCGGATCATTTTCCAAATCAAACAGTTCCCCATATGTCTGGTTATAGTAGACTGTCAGTTTATAGCGCGTATCTACATAAGTCTTCAGATGAATTGTCGTAGGTTCATGGTGATGTTCGCAGATGGCGTGATCCCGGACAAAGTCCTTCTGCCCACACCAGACATCTTTTTCGCTGAGACCGGCCATTGTGCGGGAAATTGGAAGTCCGCAGAAGTCCAGGCAGGTTGGAGCGATATCCACAAGTGACTGGATAGCAGTATTTCTTGTACCGGCAGGAATCTGTCCCGGGAAACGCGCGATCATCGGTACTTTGATCATATCTTCGTACAGGAAAGGCCCTTTGGCGTGGAGACCATGCTGACCAAAGAAATGTCCGTGGTCTGTTGTGAAGATGACAAGGGTATTATCTGTAAGTCCCAGTTCATCCAATTTATCGAGAATTTTTCCGATGTATTTATCCATTAGAGAGACCATTCCGTAGTAGACAGACATATTCTTTCGAGCCGTTTCTCTGGAAATATTTGCATGGGAATGCATTCCGTGGCAGAAGAAACCACTTTCCTGCCAGGAAGAAAAATCAGCATTCGGATCTTGCGTCAGCTGAAAATGCGGCGGATTGTGATCGTGTTCTCCGGGAACAACGTCCGGTACGTCCAGATCAATATCATCATACATGGTATCCCACGGAGAAGGTGCAAGATAGTCCGGATGCGGATCAAAGAAACTGCTCCAGAGGAAGAATGGTTTGTCAGATTTGCTGTATTCTTCTAAAAGAGCATTGCTTCGTTCGGCAATCCATGTGTCATAATGGAATTCTTCCGGAATATCCCAGTGATATTTTTGATCTTTCGACATGGTTCCCGTTGGTGCAGTAAAGTAGTCGCGCCAGTTTTTGCAGCCCTTTTCCTCCATCCAAAGTGCGTAGTGCTGTCCGACAAGAAATTCGTTTGTATGGTTTCGTGCAAGCTCTACATGGTCAAACCCATAGAATGGATCGTGAAAATTCTTCCAGAAATCAAGATCCTGAAGGAGCGGCATAGACTCCAGGGAAGGAAATTCATCTGTTGTCAGATTCGGCTGGAAATGTGCTTTGCCGACAAGCGCTGTCTGATAGCCTTCTTTTGCTAAATAGGAGCCTATCGTTGGTTCAGTTTCCGGCATTTTTGTTCCCAACGTCCATCCGCCGTGCTGGGATGGATACTTTCCGGTGATCAAAGATGCCCGGGTCGGTGTACAGGTTGGGTTTGGACAATAGGTGCGGTCAAAGAGCATCCCTTCTCTTGCAAGCCGGTCAAGATTCGGAGTTTTGATCTTGTCATTCAAGATACCGAGAGTTGAAAAATGTTGCTGATCGCTTGTAATCCATAAAATATTTGGCTGTTTCATATGATATCTGCCTCCTCAGTTTTTACTCTGTTCTTATCATAACCTTTCTTGTTCTATAAGTAAAATAGTATTATAATATAATATATATATGAAAAATAATATAAATTAATCTGTATAAAAGAATGGGCGTGATATGTCATGGGAGGGAAAATAGAAATGACTTTGAAACATTTGCGGATTTTTGTGGAAATTTGCAGGCAGAAAAGTGTGACAGGAGCAGCCAGAGAACTCTATATGTCTCAGCCGGCAGTCAGTCTTGCACTTAGAGAGCTGGAAGAGTATTATGGACAGCAGCTGTTTGAACGGATTTCCAGAAAACTTTTTATTACAGAGGCGGGCGAGACTGCATATCAGTATGCATCATCCATTTTAGAATTGATGGGAGAGATGGAACAGACACTTAGAAGAGATACCTTTCAGAAGAAAATCCGGATTGGCGCCAGCATGACGATGGGTGTCTACTATATGCCAAATACCATTGCGAAGGCAATGAAACAGTTTCCGGATCTTCGGATTCAGACACAGGTGAACAGTACAGAGCTTTTGGAGGCAGCGCTTCTGGAAAATGAGCTGGATTTTTGTTTTGTTGAGGGACCGGTACACTCAGAGCATTTGGCGGTGGAGATGCTTCGGGAAGAAGAACTTTGCATTGTCTGTCACAGGGAACATCCGTTGCTGCAAAAAGAACATTTGCTGCTGAAAGATCTTGCAGAAGAGAACTTTCTTCTGCGGGAAAAGAACAGTGGAACAAGGGCCGTGATAGACAGTGTATTTCTTCTGCATAATTTTTCAGTAACACCACTCTGGGAGAGTACCAGCACAGTGGCGCTTTTGCAGGCAGCGGCGAAAGGAATCGGGATTACCATTATTCCACAGCAGTTTCTGAAAATGGAGCATATGGAGGAACAGGTAGGAGTTTTGAAATTGTCAGACGCTTATTTCAGGAGACGATTTCATGTGATCCATCATAAAAAGAAAGTGCTCTCAAAAGAAGCAAAGGAAATTATGAGACTGCTGGAAGAAGAACTAAAACAGGAATAGATGAAAAAACACTGAGGTGATAGATAAAAGAGCCAGACCATGATCAGATCAGGGTGTGGCTCTTTTATAAAGTGGTTTATTTGTATAAAGTAATCCGGAGTTAGCGAATAACAGTTGGAGTTGTTTTTCCCCAATTGAAGGCAAGTAAATTATTGATTGCACGCAGCATAGATTCCTTTTGTTCAGGAAGATCTCCCTGGATTGTGTAAGCATCAAGAACAGTGGAATCTACATAACTGCATCCGGTCACATGGAGATTCTCCAGAAGAATACGTTCTTCCAGAAGGATTTCCTCCGGTGTCATAGGATCAAACTCTCCTCTTTTTACCATCTTTTCCAGAGGCGTATGTTCCCATACTTTTAATTTCAGGCACCAGATATTCTTTGGATGTGTACGGTTCAGCATACGGGCGGTTTCGATGGCATGGAGATTTCGGTAAGTACGCCCTCCAAGGCCAAGAATTACAGTAACACAGTAATCAATGCCGATTCTGTCCAGGCGGTTCAGGGCAGAAACTGTCTGTGAAGACGTAATGCCTTTATTCATCAGTGCAAGAATTGAATCACTTCCGGATTCTACACCGATGTGAAGCATGGATAATCCCATTTTATGCAGCATTTGGAGCTCTTCATCGGTCTTGCGAAGAACATCGTCAATGCGTGCATACATAGAGAATTCATATACATGAGGCATATACTTGTCAGTCATATCGAAAATCCGATAAAGAATATCAGAAGAGATTGCGAATGCATTTTCGCCTAATAGAAAGAGTCGTTCGGCATCAGGACGGAGTTGTCCGAGGATCTTCATATTATGCTCAATCTTATCCAGGGGATGAATCTGAAAGGGATCTTTGGCGAAATCACAGAAAAGGCATTTGTGCCAACTGCAGCCAAGGGCTACTTCCAGTGCAGGAACACCTTCTTCCCAGGGGGGCTGATAAATGGTGTCGTGGGTATAAATAGATGCGTATAGTTCTTCTCGTGTCATAAAAACTCCTTTCAGATTACTGGCTAAGTGAGCGCAGTGTTTCAAAAAATGTCGGATAAGATACATCAACACAGTGACTGCTGTCAATGGAGGTAGTTCCATCTGCAATTAGTCCGGCAATGGAAAATGCCATTGCAATGCGGTGATCCAGATAGCTGTTGATCTGTGCGCCGTGGAGCGGCTGTCCGCCCCGGATAATCATACCGTCTTCTGTCGGGGTAATGTCAGCGCCCATTGCCTGAAGTCCTTCAGTTACTGTTGCAATCCGGTCAGTCTCTTTTACCTTTAATTCCTGTGCATCTTTGATGACGGTAACTCCTTCTGCGGCAGCTGCCATGACTGCGATCATTGGAATTTCATCAATGAGAGATGGAATGAGTGCCCCTTCGATGGTTGTTCCGTGGAGTTTGCTCGTACGGACAAGCAGATCAGCAGTTGGTTCCTGATCCGTGTGTTTGTTGACAAAGGTAATGTCAGCGCCCATGTTCCGGCATACATCAAGAATTCCTGCTCTGGTAGGATTGATTCCCACATTGCGGATCAGAATCTCGGAATCCGGTACGAGAAGACCTGCTGCGATAAAATAAGCGGCAGAAGAAATATCTCCCGGTACACAAATGTCCTGTGCATACAGGTCGCTGCAAGGAAAGATGGATGCACTGGCACTGCCGTCGCTGTGTACCATCGAAGTGATATCAGCGCCAAAAGATTTCAGCATTCGTTCCGTATGATCTCTGGAGAGTGCCGGTTCCGTTACTTTTGTTTCGCTGTCCGCATAAAGTCCTGCCAGAAGTACGGCAGATTTTACCTGAGCAGAAGAAACGGGAGAAAGATAGTGAATTCCGTGAAGTGTTCCCGGATCAATCTGAAGAGGGGCGCACCCGTTTCCTTTCAGGCTTTTAATAGAAGCTCCCATCTCTGAAAGCGGACGTATGATTCGTCCCATGGGACGGCTGTTCAGAGAATGGTCGCCGGAAAGAACAGAAGAAAATTGCTGTCCTGCCAGAATTCCGGACAGAAGACGGGTAGTTGTTCCGCTGTTACCGACATCCAGCAGCGTTTCCGGCTTTCGCAGCCCATACAATCCCTGTCCATGAACGGTTACATTGGTACCGCTATGCTCGATTTCGATTCCCATACTGCAAAAACACTGGATGGTAGAGCGGCAGTCAGCGCCTGGCAGAAAATTTGTAATTGTTGTATTTCCCTGTGCAAGTGAGCCGAACATAACAGCACGGTGGGAAATGGATTTGTCGCCCGGAACCGTTACGGTACCGGACAGATGAGAAATCGGATGAAACTTCATCGGTTTGTCCTCCTTTAACGTCTGTATATAATATAATGATATTTCTCCAGCAGGGCAGCGGCATGATCCGATGCTGCCTCGTCGTAAAACTCAATATGCAGGACTCCGTCTTCAAATTCCCGGTTATGCAGAATACCAATGTTCTTAATACTGATACCGGATGCAGAAAGAATGGTTGCAATGGCAGCAATTCCTCCGGCTTCGTCGATCAGATCACAATAGATAGAGAAAGATTTCTTGATAGGTCCGGCAGAAATCTCCGGCATGGAATTGCGGTATTCTCTTGCTTCAGCAAAAAAAGAATGGAGTTTGTCCGCATCAGAGGTATCGACAAGTGCTTTTATTTTCTCAAGGGAGGCAATGTATTCTGAAAGAATCTCGGAAATATATTCCTGATTCAGAAGACAGATATGCTCCCACATTGTTGGAGAAGAGGAAGCGATCCTTGTGATGTCTTTAAATCCTCCTGCAGCAAGCATTTTCATAAGCTGATTGCTGTCATCCTGTTCCTTTACAAAATTTACAAGGCCGGATGCAATAATATGGGGAAGATGGCTGATCATTCCGGTAATTTGATCATGCTGCCGGTAATTGAGCCGGATCGGAATTGCCCGCAAGGATAAAATCAGCTCCTGAAAGGTCTGAATCCGCTCTTCCGGTACCGTGTCAGAAGGAGTGATGACATAGTAGGCATTTTCAATAAGGAACGCCTTGGAGTTGCTGTAACCGCTTTTTTCGGAGCCGGCCATTGGATGACCACCGATAAACTGTCTGTCAAGTCCGAGGGCCTTCACTTCTTCATGGATAGAAGTTTTTACACTGCCGACATCTGTAAGGAGTGTATTTTCATCAAGATATCGGCAGATTTGTTTTAAATATGCATTATTATAAGAAACCGGAGTACAGAGAAATACAAAGTCACATCCCCGGAAACTGTCGTCTATCGTACTGCAGGATGCTGTTATGACATTTTCCTGCAGCGCCAGCGCCAGCGTCTCTTTGCTTTTGTCAAAGGCTGTAATTTCACAGTCAGGATAGTATTGCCGGACTGCTTTGGCGATGGAGCCGCCGATCAGGCCAAGTCCGATAAATCCGATTTTGTTAAGTGTCATAGGTGTTGAGTCCTTTCTTTGTGCGCCGTTTTCCGGACATCTGTTCCAGATTGTGTGAGAATCGTTTCTTTCAGATGCCGGAATCAAGCTATGTACTGTTATTTTATTGTATTTTTCTGCATTTGTCAATGCAACGCCACTTTAAAGTGAGAAAGTGAAAAAGAAAAATTGTATATTTTACATAAAATAGTTGTAAAATCATAAAAATTTTAGTACAATATAGCTATTAAGATGACATGCAAGGAGGCAGCGTGAATTATGAAAGTGTATAGAACCGATGAGATCAGAAACGTGGTACTTTTAGGACATGGCGGAAGCGGTAAAACAAGTCTTGTTGAGGCAATGCTGTATGTATCCGGAGCGACAAACCGCATGGGTAAAATTACAGACCACAATACTGTCAGTGATTTTGATAAAGAGGAACAGAAACGCGAATTTTCTATCAGCACAAGTTTGATTCCCCTGGAGTGGGAGAAAGCAAAGATCAATATTCTCGATACTCCTGGATATTTTGACTTTGTCGGAGAAGTAGAAGAAGCAGTCAGTGCAGCAGATGCAGCAATCATTGTTGTATCCGGTAAAGCCGGCGTGCAGGTTGGAACAGAGAAGGCGTGGGAACTCTGTGAGAAATATCATTTACCGCGTATGATCTATGTAACGGAGATGGATGTTGATGATGCAAGTTTCCGTGAAGTAGTGGAAGAATTGACAGCGAAATACGGAAAGGTAATTGCCCCGAGAGCTGTTCCGTTCCGTGAGAATGAAAAACTTGTAGGATATGTCAATATTATTAAAAATGCGGCAAGAAGATTTACCGGAATTGCAGAGCGTGAAGAGTGTGAGATGCCGGATTATATCGTTCCGTATGTGGAGAAATACCGCGAGAAATTATTGGAAGCAGTAGCTGAAACGAGTGAAGAATTTATGGAACGCTATTTCAATGGCGAAGAATTCTCTACAGAAGAAGTAAGAGCTGCGCTTCGTTCCAATGTTATGGATGGAAGCATTGTTCCGGTTGGTATGGGATCAAATCTTGAGGCTCAGGGTGTTGCGAACTTATTATCTGATATTGTAAGATTTTTCCCGAGTCCGGATAAGAGAGAATGTGCAGGTATTAAGCGTACAACGAATGAGATTTTTGAAGCGAACTATGATTTCGCAAAATCAAAGAGTGCATATGTATTTAAGACAATGGTAGATCCGTTTATTGGAAAGTATTCCTTTATTAAAGTATGTTCCGGAGTATTAAAAGGAGAAGATACACTTTACAATGCGTCAGCAGATGCAGATGAGAAACTCGGAAAGCTATATGTGATGAGCGGTAATAAGCCGATCGAAGTATCGGAACTTCATGCAGGTGATATCGGCGCTATTGCGAAACTGGCATCCACAAAGACAGGAGATACACTTTCTACAAAATCAACACAGATTATGTACGGAAAGACAGAATACTCTGTTCCGTATACATATATGAAATATGTTGTTAAGACAAAAGGTGATGAGGACAAAGTTTCTCAGGCGCTTGCTAAGATGATGGCAGAAGATGTAACATTGAAAGCAGTCAATGACAGCGAGAACCGTCAGTCACTGCTCTATGGTATGGGAGATCAGCATCTTGAGATTGCAGTGAGCAAACTTGCTTCCAGATATAAAGTGGATGTGACATTGGAAACACCAAAGGTTGCATTCCGTGAGACAATCCGTAAGAAATCCGATGTAGATTCCAAATATAAAAAACAGTCCGGAGGTCATGGACAGTACGGACATGTAAAGATGCGTTTTGAACCTTCAGGAGATTTGGAAACACCGTATGTATTTGAAGAAGAAGTTGTAGGAGGAGCTGTTCCGAAGAACTATTTCCCGGCAGTTGAAAAAGGACTTCAGGAATCTGTTGTGAAAGGACCGTTGGCCGGATATCCGGTTGTTGGTGTGAAAGCAGTGCTGTACGATGGTTCTTATCATCCGGTGGATTCTTCTGAGATGGCATTTAAGACAGCTACGATTCAGGCATTTAAGAAAGGAATTCTGGAGGCATCCCCAGTATTATTAGAGCCGATCGCCAACTTAAAAGTAACTGTTCCGGACGAGAACACAGGTGATGTCATGGGTGATCTGAATAAGCGCCGCGGTCGTGTTATGGGAATGAATCCGGTCGGTAACGGCAAACAGGTAATTGAAGCTGAGATTCCGATGACAGGTGTGTTCGGTTACTGTACAGTGCTTCGCTCTATGACAGCAGGACGCGGTTCTTATGAGTATGAATTTGTTCGCTATGAACAGGCTCCGTCAGATGTACAGGAGAAAGAGATTGCGAACCGTCAGGCAGAAGAATAATGAGTAGATTTTTAGAAAATGTTGCCCCGTTTTTAGGAACGGGGCAAAAAAATGCAGAGGGAAAGACGCTGGAGGAATTTCTGGAGCAGTATGATCCTGCCAGATATGAGACGCCAAGCTGCACAACAGATGCAGTCATCTTTTCTTATAAAAGAGAAGAAGATTTAAGAAAAGATTTTCCGGGATGGAAACTGCTTTTGATCCGCCGGGGGAATCACCCTTCTATCGGTTATTGGGCACTTCCGGGAGGATTTGCAAATATGAGAGAAGATCTGGATGTGACAGCGAAGCGAGAGCTGGAAGAAGAAACAAATGTGACAGGACTTTCGATGGAACAGTTTGCCACTTATGGGAAGATGAACCGCGATCCACGCACGAGAGTCATCACAACAGCCTATATGGCTCTTGTAAAGCAGGATGATCTTCAAGTAGAAGCGGGAGATGATGCTGCAGATGCCGCATGGTTTTCCATCCGCCTGAATTTATTGGAAGAAATCCGGGAGGAAGACAAAAATGTGCGCAGATATGAGCTGCTGGCTGCGTGTCAGGAAAAAGCGGTTACACTGCGGGCAGTAGTACGGCAGAAAGAGCGGATCGGACTGATTCGGGAATGGGATTTTACAGTAGAAGACGGCGGTGAGATCGCGGTAGATCATGCAGCGATCATTGTTCATGCGCTGTGGATTCTGAGAGAGAGAATGAAAGATTAAAAATACAGGGGCAGGTGTGACTCGTATGAGTGATATCTGCCTTTTTCCAATGTTTTAAGCGTTTCTTGTATAAAAACTGTAATATATATAGAACTAAAATGAGAAAAAAATATTGCAACACACTATATGTTGTGGTATAAATGGTACAGTGACAGAAAGGAGAAACAACGGTGGATTTTGAACGATTATATAAAGAACTTGAGAAGGATTTCCCGGAACAAGAATATGCTGTGAAAAAGCTGAAAGAAAAGTTTCAGACATTGTACCGCGAAAATATGACAGAAGAAGAACAAGTTCAGATGCTTTTGAAAGCAGCAGCGGAACTTACGAAAGTGGAAGAACCGAAGTGGGAATTTGTAGCTGCCCGAATTAGTCTTTGGCATTTCCGGGGGGAGATGAAGGCGGCAGAGGAGAAGGCAGGGATTCATTCTTTCTATGAAAAACTGCGTTATCTCACAGAAGAAAAGCTTTACGGAGCATATATGCTGGAAGCATACACGAAAGAAGAAATTGATGAATTTGAACAATACATGGAACTACAGCGGGATAAATTACTGAATTATTCCGGGCTGATGCTGCTTTTAGAGCGCTATGTTATCCGAAGCAGACAGGGTGTCCCTTTGGAGACACCACAGGAAATGTTTCTTGGAATTGCCATGCATCTTGCAATGAAAGAAAAGAAAGACAGAACTCTCTGGGTAAAGAAATTTTATGATATGTTAAGTACATTGAAGGTAACGATGGCAACACCAACGCTTTCTAATGCGCGAAAACCGTATCATCAGCTGTCTTCCTGTTTTATTGATACGGTACCGGACAGTCTGAACGGTATTTACCGCAGCATTGATAACTTTGCAAAGGTAAGCAAATTCGGAGGCGGTATGGGCTTGTATTTCGGAAAGGTTCGGGCGAATGGAAGTACGATCCGGGGATTTGAAGGAGCAGCCGGTGGGGTAATACGCTGGATTAAGCTGGCAAATGATACAGCAGTAGCCGTTGATCAGCTCGGTGTACGTCAGGGGGCGGTGGCTGTGTATTTAGACGCATGGCACAGAGATCTTCCGGAATTTTTGGCGCTTCGCACCAATAATGGAGATGACCGCCTGAAGGCGCACGATGTATTTCCGGCAGTGTGTTATCCTGATTATTTCTGGGAAATGGCAAGAGATCATATCGAAGAGGACTGGTATCTGATGTGTCCCCATGAAATTTTGACAGTAAAAGGATATGCACTTGAGGATAGTTACGGAGAAGAATGGAAGGAGAAATATTTCGACTGCATAGCAGATGAAAGGATTCACAAGCGCATCATACCAATGAAAGATCTGATCCGGCTCATTTTGAAAAGTGCAGTGGAGACCGGAACTCCGTTCACCTTTAACCGGGATGCGGTAAATGAAGCGAATCCGAATAAACACCGTGGGATGATTTACTGCA
This genomic window contains:
- a CDS encoding radical SAM protein, producing the protein MTREELYASIYTHDTIYQPPWEEGVPALEVALGCSWHKCLFCDFAKDPFQIHPLDKIEHNMKILGQLRPDAERLFLLGENAFAISSDILYRIFDMTDKYMPHVYEFSMYARIDDVLRKTDEELQMLHKMGLSMLHIGVESGSDSILALMNKGITSSQTVSALNRLDRIGIDYCVTVILGLGGRTYRNLHAIETARMLNRTHPKNIWCLKLKVWEHTPLEKMVKRGEFDPMTPEEILLEERILLENLHVTGCSYVDSTVLDAYTIQGDLPEQKESMLRAINNLLAFNWGKTTPTVIR
- the aroA gene encoding 3-phosphoshikimate 1-carboxyvinyltransferase yields the protein MKFHPISHLSGTVTVPGDKSISHRAVMFGSLAQGNTTITNFLPGADCRSTIQCFCSMGIEIEHSGTNVTVHGQGLYGLRKPETLLDVGNSGTTTRLLSGILAGQQFSSVLSGDHSLNSRPMGRIIRPLSEMGASIKSLKGNGCAPLQIDPGTLHGIHYLSPVSSAQVKSAVLLAGLYADSETKVTEPALSRDHTERMLKSFGADITSMVHSDGSASASIFPCSDLYAQDICVPGDISSAAYFIAAGLLVPDSEILIRNVGINPTRAGILDVCRNMGADITFVNKHTDQEPTADLLVRTSKLHGTTIEGALIPSLIDEIPMIAVMAAAAEGVTVIKDAQELKVKETDRIATVTEGLQAMGADITPTEDGMIIRGGQPLHGAQINSYLDHRIAMAFSIAGLIADGTTSIDSSHCVDVSYPTFFETLRSLSQ
- a CDS encoding prephenate dehydrogenase — its product is MTLNKIGFIGLGLIGGSIAKAVRQYYPDCEITAFDKSKETLALALQENVITASCSTIDDSFRGCDFVFLCTPVSYNNAYLKQICRYLDENTLLTDVGSVKTSIHEEVKALGLDRQFIGGHPMAGSEKSGYSNSKAFLIENAYYVITPSDTVPEERIQTFQELILSLRAIPIRLNYRQHDQITGMISHLPHIIASGLVNFVKEQDDSNQLMKMLAAGGFKDITRIASSSPTMWEHICLLNQEYISEILSEYIASLEKIKALVDTSDADKLHSFFAEAREYRNSMPEISAGPIKKSFSIYCDLIDEAGGIAAIATILSASGISIKNIGILHNREFEDGVLHIEFYDEAASDHAAALLEKYHYIIYRR
- a CDS encoding elongation factor G produces the protein MKVYRTDEIRNVVLLGHGGSGKTSLVEAMLYVSGATNRMGKITDHNTVSDFDKEEQKREFSISTSLIPLEWEKAKINILDTPGYFDFVGEVEEAVSAADAAIIVVSGKAGVQVGTEKAWELCEKYHLPRMIYVTEMDVDDASFREVVEELTAKYGKVIAPRAVPFRENEKLVGYVNIIKNAARRFTGIAEREECEMPDYIVPYVEKYREKLLEAVAETSEEFMERYFNGEEFSTEEVRAALRSNVMDGSIVPVGMGSNLEAQGVANLLSDIVRFFPSPDKRECAGIKRTTNEIFEANYDFAKSKSAYVFKTMVDPFIGKYSFIKVCSGVLKGEDTLYNASADADEKLGKLYVMSGNKPIEVSELHAGDIGAIAKLASTKTGDTLSTKSTQIMYGKTEYSVPYTYMKYVVKTKGDEDKVSQALAKMMAEDVTLKAVNDSENRQSLLYGMGDQHLEIAVSKLASRYKVDVTLETPKVAFRETIRKKSDVDSKYKKQSGGHGQYGHVKMRFEPSGDLETPYVFEEEVVGGAVPKNYFPAVEKGLQESVVKGPLAGYPVVGVKAVLYDGSYHPVDSSEMAFKTATIQAFKKGILEASPVLLEPIANLKVTVPDENTGDVMGDLNKRRGRVMGMNPVGNGKQVIEAEIPMTGVFGYCTVLRSMTAGRGSYEYEFVRYEQAPSDVQEKEIANRQAEE
- a CDS encoding NUDIX hydrolase produces the protein MSRFLENVAPFLGTGQKNAEGKTLEEFLEQYDPARYETPSCTTDAVIFSYKREEDLRKDFPGWKLLLIRRGNHPSIGYWALPGGFANMREDLDVTAKRELEEETNVTGLSMEQFATYGKMNRDPRTRVITTAYMALVKQDDLQVEAGDDAADAAWFSIRLNLLEEIREEDKNVRRYELLAACQEKAVTLRAVVRQKERIGLIREWDFTVEDGGEIAVDHAAIIVHALWILRERMKD